In the uncultured Methanobacterium sp. genome, one interval contains:
- a CDS encoding S8 family serine peptidase gives MEMKKVIVFVDETDSKKIEKVKNIVSKVLATYPAFLLAEADSDQINSLKNQGFNIELQENSQMIRLRAVEFDTSKKAPQVPQNLSLRSVDLDAVDKNYWILQFVGPIKEEWKSEITQSGGELQNYIPENAFLVKMDTGTKEKLQKLDFVNWIGLYEPAYKVNPLLMGIKETATLNELINRSIDVKAFKPVPEGNVNILLHDDGDLTKISKEIESSGGLIIAASDNVIRASLDLSEIDKLACMVEIKWIEPYVKPELHNDVSAGIVGVQPVWNNHGLDGEGEIIAVADTGLDTGVNDNSIHADFRGRIITIHDRVGDGADDVNSGHGTHVAGSVLSNGTDSNGMIRGMAFASRLVFQSIERNSNQSLDGIPSNLNQLFQEAYDDSAKVHSNSWGDGLYGQYTVDSKNIDNFIWNHKDMLILFSAGNNGTDANANGVVDTDSLSSQATSKNCITVGASENNRQTGGYNPGGDCSTYGNCFGNIFPVAPLSTDPISNNPEGMVAFSSRGPADDLRIKPDVVAPGTNILSVRSSVATEQGWGLLPTGDPNRPFYMYMGGTSMSTPITAGTMALIRQYLVNVCLHNPTAALMKAILIHGAHPMAGQYTPPEVAAVPDNSQGWGRVNLQGALFPEYPAKMEFKDTAVDALGTGDSKEYSFTVVNSTVPLRATLVWTDYPSTPSAGGLVNTLRLSIIPPAGSTVTGGPANNNVQQAVINNPQNGVYKVKVEGINIPHPKQDFALVVSAGLEFTELYIKDNIQDNGIAPSAGCQYMSPDIWVNTDNDPGASPSPNPEYGQTNYVFVRVHNRGSKQAVNAEVKLYWANPGTNLSKQYWKVDDIRVNGVLGNVRQIDVPAHSAGQDGEAVTAAFEWLPPDPQSNTLTPGHFCLFATVNHPDDPLQQEDIQFVRWEDNLAWKNVVENYQLSGSKTTMEFYVAGLKDQSATSDLNIDRSELPSGGSAKLKIPTRFLDGADVMNLEKVWESEGHKTCKVEVTTPTTGDINGITLKPNENTLVRLEVTLPENTVDGEVYPVSVEQRVDGTVTGRVTLVARTVGTPAYIANSRTGEIHYPDCEWVDQMSNRNKVPFDDLELALKRGYNGCKTCLPEYDTD, from the coding sequence ATGGAAATGAAAAAAGTTATAGTTTTTGTGGATGAAACTGACTCTAAAAAGATAGAGAAAGTCAAAAATATTGTTTCAAAAGTTTTAGCAACGTATCCTGCTTTTTTACTTGCTGAAGCAGATTCAGATCAGATTAATTCTTTAAAAAATCAGGGTTTTAACATTGAATTACAGGAAAACAGTCAAATGATCCGTCTGCGTGCAGTGGAATTTGATACATCCAAAAAAGCACCTCAGGTTCCTCAGAATCTCAGTCTTAGATCTGTAGATCTTGATGCAGTGGATAAAAATTATTGGATTCTCCAGTTTGTAGGCCCTATTAAGGAGGAATGGAAATCAGAAATTACCCAGTCCGGTGGAGAATTACAGAACTATATTCCAGAGAATGCATTTTTAGTTAAAATGGATACTGGAACCAAAGAAAAACTCCAAAAATTGGATTTTGTGAATTGGATAGGACTCTATGAACCTGCATATAAAGTTAATCCCTTATTAATGGGCATAAAAGAAACAGCTACGTTAAATGAACTCATTAATCGTTCAATAGATGTGAAAGCTTTCAAACCCGTGCCCGAAGGTAATGTAAACATTTTATTACATGATGATGGGGACTTAACGAAGATTTCTAAGGAGATTGAAAGTTCAGGAGGCCTTATTATTGCAGCGAGTGATAATGTCATTCGAGCTTCTCTTGATCTCTCAGAAATCGATAAATTAGCCTGCATGGTTGAGATTAAATGGATTGAACCATATGTTAAGCCAGAATTACATAATGATGTGTCTGCGGGAATTGTTGGGGTTCAACCAGTTTGGAATAACCATGGTTTAGATGGCGAAGGGGAGATTATTGCAGTGGCTGACACAGGATTGGACACGGGGGTGAATGATAACAGCATCCATGCTGATTTCAGAGGAAGGATCATCACAATACACGACCGTGTGGGAGATGGGGCTGATGATGTGAATTCTGGGCATGGTACACATGTTGCAGGCTCTGTTTTAAGTAATGGAACTGATTCTAATGGGATGATTAGAGGTATGGCATTTGCTTCTAGATTAGTGTTCCAATCAATAGAAAGAAATAGTAATCAGAGTTTGGATGGAATACCATCAAATCTGAACCAACTATTCCAAGAAGCATATGATGATAGTGCTAAGGTTCATTCCAACAGCTGGGGTGATGGTCTTTATGGTCAATACACAGTTGATTCTAAAAACATTGATAATTTCATCTGGAATCATAAGGATATGTTAATCCTGTTCTCTGCAGGTAATAATGGTACAGATGCTAATGCCAATGGGGTGGTGGATACAGACTCATTGAGTTCTCAAGCCACATCGAAAAATTGTATCACCGTAGGTGCTTCTGAAAACAACCGTCAAACCGGAGGTTACAACCCTGGGGGGGATTGTTCAACTTATGGGAATTGTTTTGGCAATATTTTCCCTGTTGCACCTTTGTCCACTGATCCTATTTCAAACAACCCTGAAGGAATGGTAGCGTTCAGTTCAAGAGGTCCAGCTGATGATTTGAGGATAAAACCAGATGTTGTTGCCCCAGGAACAAATATCCTTTCTGTGAGGTCGAGTGTGGCCACTGAACAGGGATGGGGACTTTTACCAACTGGGGATCCTAATAGGCCATTTTATATGTACATGGGTGGGACAAGCATGTCCACTCCAATAACCGCAGGTACCATGGCCTTAATTCGCCAGTATCTGGTTAATGTGTGTCTTCACAATCCAACTGCCGCCCTTATGAAAGCCATACTCATCCATGGGGCACATCCAATGGCCGGACAATACACTCCTCCTGAGGTGGCAGCAGTTCCAGATAACAGTCAGGGTTGGGGTAGAGTAAACCTTCAAGGTGCACTTTTCCCAGAATATCCTGCGAAAATGGAGTTTAAAGACACAGCAGTAGATGCTTTGGGTACAGGGGATAGCAAAGAATACAGTTTCACTGTAGTAAACAGTACGGTTCCATTAAGAGCAACCCTGGTCTGGACAGATTACCCCAGCACACCATCAGCCGGAGGTCTCGTGAACACTCTACGCCTTTCAATAATACCTCCTGCAGGATCTACAGTTACTGGAGGACCAGCCAACAACAATGTGCAGCAGGCAGTCATAAACAACCCGCAAAATGGAGTGTATAAGGTTAAAGTAGAAGGTATTAACATTCCCCATCCGAAACAAGATTTCGCTCTGGTGGTCAGTGCTGGCTTGGAATTCACTGAACTTTACATCAAAGATAATATACAGGATAATGGAATTGCACCATCTGCAGGATGTCAGTATATGTCCCCTGATATTTGGGTGAATACAGATAATGATCCGGGTGCTTCACCTTCTCCTAACCCTGAGTACGGTCAAACAAACTATGTCTTTGTCAGAGTCCACAATCGGGGTTCAAAACAAGCGGTAAATGCTGAAGTAAAATTGTACTGGGCAAATCCCGGTACAAATCTCAGTAAACAGTACTGGAAGGTTGATGATATCAGGGTGAATGGTGTTCTTGGAAATGTGCGTCAAATAGATGTACCGGCACACAGTGCTGGACAGGATGGGGAGGCAGTTACTGCTGCATTTGAATGGCTTCCACCAGATCCACAAAGTAACACTTTGACTCCGGGACATTTCTGTCTATTTGCAACTGTAAATCACCCTGATGATCCATTACAGCAGGAGGACATCCAATTTGTTAGATGGGAGGATAATCTTGCTTGGAAAAATGTAGTTGAAAATTATCAGCTTTCAGGTTCCAAGACCACCATGGAATTTTATGTAGCTGGATTAAAAGACCAGTCCGCAACATCAGACCTTAATATTGACAGAAGTGAATTACCATCGGGAGGCAGTGCAAAATTAAAAATACCCACCAGATTCTTAGATGGGGCAGATGTTATGAACTTAGAGAAAGTCTGGGAATCTGAAGGACACAAAACCTGCAAAGTCGAGGTCACCACCCCCACAACCGGAGATATCAATGGAATAACATTAAAACCTAATGAAAACACGCTAGTTCGTTTGGAGGTTACTCTACCTGAAAACACAGTTGATGGGGAAGTTTATCCGGTTTCTGTTGAACAAAGGGTGGATGGAACTGTCACTGGACGAGTAACACTGGTTGCCAGAACAGTGGGAACTCCAGCTTACATTGCCAATAGTAGAACTGGAGAAATCCACTATCCCGACTGTGAATGGGTGGACCAAATGTCCAACAGAAACAAGGTACCCTTTGATGACCTTGAGTTAGCCCTTAAAAGGGGATATAATGGGTGTAAAACCTGTTTGCCAGAATATGATACTGATTGA
- a CDS encoding inositol-3-phosphate synthase yields the protein MEKIRVAIIGIGNCASSLIQGIYYYADKKPEEAIGLMHWEIGGYKPSDIEVVAAFDIDARKVGTDVNEAIYAPPNCTTVFCPDIKPSGVKVEMGSILDGVAPHMAEYPENHTFVVSEESENNKENIVKVLQDTETEILLNYLPVGSEKAARFYAECALEAGCAFINCMPVFIVSDKKWSDRFEEKGIPAVGDDIKAQIGATITHRTLANLFRERGVKLDRTYQLNTGGNTDFLNMLNRNRLDSKKESKTEAVQSVLKERMDPDNIHIGPSDYVPWQKDNKLCFLRMEGKTFGDVPMNIELRLSVEDSPNSAGCVIDAVRCCKLALERKVGGKLTSISAYTMKHPPEQFTDDVAVEMVDEFIKGERER from the coding sequence TTGGAAAAGATAAGGGTAGCGATAATTGGTATAGGCAATTGTGCCAGTTCACTGATCCAGGGTATCTATTACTACGCGGATAAAAAGCCAGAAGAAGCAATTGGCTTGATGCACTGGGAAATCGGAGGATACAAACCATCAGACATAGAAGTGGTGGCTGCATTTGATATTGACGCTCGTAAAGTTGGGACGGATGTAAACGAAGCTATTTACGCCCCACCTAACTGCACTACGGTTTTCTGTCCAGACATTAAACCCAGTGGAGTAAAAGTAGAAATGGGTTCTATTTTAGACGGTGTAGCTCCACATATGGCAGAATATCCTGAAAATCACACTTTCGTGGTTTCAGAAGAGTCTGAAAATAACAAAGAAAATATCGTTAAAGTACTGCAGGATACTGAAACTGAGATCCTCCTGAATTATCTGCCAGTGGGATCAGAGAAGGCGGCCCGTTTTTATGCAGAATGTGCCCTGGAGGCAGGTTGTGCATTCATAAACTGCATGCCAGTTTTCATTGTCAGTGACAAAAAATGGTCTGATCGCTTTGAAGAAAAAGGAATCCCTGCGGTTGGAGATGATATTAAAGCACAGATCGGGGCAACCATCACCCACCGAACACTGGCCAACCTATTCCGTGAAAGGGGTGTCAAACTGGATCGAACTTATCAGCTTAATACCGGTGGAAACACTGATTTTTTAAACATGCTTAACCGCAACCGGTTGGATTCTAAAAAAGAATCAAAAACTGAAGCAGTGCAGTCTGTCCTAAAAGAGAGGATGGATCCAGATAACATTCACATCGGTCCATCAGATTACGTGCCCTGGCAGAAGGATAACAAGCTATGTTTCCTTAGAATGGAAGGTAAAACCTTTGGGGATGTTCCCATGAACATCGAACTCCGCCTCAGTGTGGAAGACTCCCCCAACTCCGCAGGATGCGTTATTGACGCTGTCCGGTGCTGTAAACTTGCCCTGGAAAGGAAAGTTGGTGGCAAGCTTACATCCATCAGTGCATACACCATGAAACACCCACCTGAACAGTTCACAGATGACGTGGCTGTGGAAATGGTGGATGAGTTCATTAAGGGTGAGAGGGAAAGGTAA
- a CDS encoding small multi-drug export protein, whose protein sequence is MNLESILIIFAASVAELWLGIPLGLVMDVNPIIIAIVAAAGAIVAAVCVTFLGDNLRARLLKWKYGDEEALKETRLYNIWNKYGVIGLGLISPLLFGAPLGAAIGIALGARKNVLILWMSIGIIIWSIGLTVAGSMGLLALETMVK, encoded by the coding sequence ATGAATCTGGAATCTATTCTCATAATTTTTGCAGCCAGTGTGGCTGAACTATGGCTAGGCATCCCCCTGGGATTGGTTATGGATGTTAATCCCATAATAATTGCCATTGTAGCTGCTGCAGGCGCTATAGTGGCTGCAGTTTGTGTTACTTTCCTTGGAGATAACTTAAGGGCCCGTTTATTAAAATGGAAATACGGTGATGAAGAAGCCTTAAAGGAAACCCGTTTATACAATATATGGAATAAATATGGAGTAATTGGATTGGGTTTAATATCACCACTGCTTTTCGGAGCTCCCTTAGGTGCTGCAATTGGAATTGCACTTGGTGCCAGGAAAAACGTGCTCATACTATGGATGAGTATAGGAATTATTATATGGAGTATAGGTTTAACTGTTGCTGGATCAATGGGATTATTAGCCCTTGAAACAATGGTTAAATAG
- a CDS encoding ABC transporter ATP-binding protein, with amino-acid sequence MNNQISTKENIITLQNLRKMFDNGRTPALNGIDLEIKKGEFVSLTGPSGSGKTTLLNMIGALDRADDGSISVADHNLMEKKDFSSFRSKEIGFIFQFHNLIPNLTVSENVQIPMLETDVPDEEMAQRANKLLKSLNLGNKVDQVPTKLSGGERQRVAIARALMNHPSIILADEPTGSLDSKTGDIILNILREIHQKENVTLLLVTHEPYVANMADRKISLMDGKISEENVS; translated from the coding sequence ATGAATAATCAGATCAGTACCAAAGAAAACATAATCACCCTCCAGAACCTTAGAAAAATGTTTGATAATGGACGAACCCCTGCACTTAATGGGATCGATCTTGAAATCAAAAAAGGAGAATTTGTTTCCCTGACGGGCCCCTCAGGCTCAGGGAAAACAACCCTCCTCAACATGATAGGAGCTCTGGACCGGGCAGACGATGGTAGTATCAGTGTGGCAGACCATAATCTGATGGAAAAGAAAGATTTCAGTTCATTTAGATCAAAAGAAATCGGATTCATATTCCAGTTCCACAACCTGATACCCAACCTCACTGTTTCAGAAAATGTTCAAATACCCATGCTGGAAACCGATGTTCCAGATGAAGAGATGGCTCAAAGAGCAAACAAACTATTAAAATCTCTTAATCTGGGAAATAAGGTGGATCAGGTCCCTACCAAACTTTCAGGAGGGGAAAGGCAGCGCGTGGCCATTGCCAGAGCTCTGATGAATCATCCATCCATTATACTGGCGGATGAACCTACCGGATCACTGGACTCAAAAACAGGAGACATAATCCTGAACATACTGCGTGAAATCCACCAGAAAGAAAATGTAACCCTCCTATTGGTAACACATGAGCCCTATGTGGCAAATATGGCTGATCGAAAGATAAGCCTAATGGATGGGAAGATAAGTGAGGAGAATGTATCATGA